The window GCCCGAACACCAATAAATTTTCCTAGGTTCTGTCTGAAATTCGGAGAAACCGAACACCACTGCCGTGAGCGCTGAGATTTTGTAAGGTTTTCAGCCATCTAAGGAAAGGAATCCTGTGATGGCTAAGCGCTACGAAATTTCGGATGAAGCATGGGATGTGGTCGCGGATCTCTTCACCCAAACCCACGCCAGAGGTAGAGGTAGGCCGCGATCAAGTGATCGCCTAATGCTCGATGGAGTGCTTTGAGTGTTGGGTTCAGGTGCTGCTTGGCGGGACATGCCCGGGTATTTTGGGCCCTGGCGAACGGTTTATCACCGCTTCCGAATTTGGCGAAACCGGGGAACATTTGATCAGATGCTCAAGCGATTGCATCTCAAGCTCAATGATCAAGGGCTCCTTGACCTGCAAACCTGGATGATCGATTCAACTGCTGTCCGTGTTACCCGCGCCTCATCAGGTGCAGGTAAAACAGGGGGCCTGATGAACCCGCCGATCACGCTCTAGGCCGCAGTCGCGGTGGCCTCACCACCAAGATTCATATGCTCTGCGACGCCAATGGCGTGCCATTGCGCTTTCTCCTTTCTGGCGGTCAAGCCAGCGACATCAGCTACGCACAGCCATTGCTGGATGATGTCCGCATCCCGACGAGCAAGCGAGGCCGACCTAGCAAGCGCTGCCGCTGGCTTTTGGCCGACAAGGGCTACGACGCTGATGCACTGCGGCGCTACTGTGACCGATATCGCATGCACACGTAGATTTGCGCTCTCTTGATACACGGTTAGAGATGCTAAAAACAGCATTCGACCGGAATCAGGCATCCGAGCAAAAGCTTCGTAGCCGGTAGCGGCCAGTTACAAGGAGCGCTTCAGACTCATTGATTGAGCTTCGCGCCGCCCCATGAAACCTTGCCTTTCGCATTTCTACCAACTTCCAACAAAAACGTCTGACCGTTCAATCCAGGTTGCGAGAAGTCGATGCCGTCATCTCTAGGCGAATAGCGTCGGCTGCCCGGCTGCTTTGGACGGAATGCCGATAATAGGTAGCGGCAATTGTCGGCAAGTGAAGTTAGGTAACACCTAAGGTTGCCAGCGGCAGTCTGATTTGACCAAACCTTAAAATCAAGCCGTGCTGTCCACACAGCTTCAGGAACATCCTTATATTCATATGAGCCGAGCTCTAAACCCGCCTCGATTGCAGCGTTGTAGCTCAGCCCGCCTACTATCCTCTTCCATTTGTCCTAACTCTCACGGTAAAGAAGGAAACTAGCTAAATCATTTACGCTCGCACACGCGTACGCTCTGGTGAAACCAATGAATTTGAAAGAAAAGCTGATTAAACACATTTATGGGACGAGACATTTGGTCATGCTCCTTGGATCTACCAAGAGTACACATTAAGCGAGAGAAGTCCTAATAGCTCTCAGCAATCTGCCAACTGCCGATGAATCGCCCCTGATGCCCGTGAATCGTTATGACCGTCAGCTGTTGGTGAGAAGCAGCCGCTCAGGCTCGGTCTAGATCTCCGGCTCGCGAAAGCTCGATACGCTTCTTACCTACAATCGAAATCGATTGACCAATCGGTCCAATTCATGGCCTAAACGCGCTAGATCGACGCTAGAGGCGGCAGTCTCGTCACTCGCGCTCGCAGTCTGCTCAGAAATGTCACGAACGTTCAAAATGCTACGATTGATCTCTTCAGCAACCACAGTTTGCTGATCAGAAGCCGACGCAATTTGCTGATTCATAAGTTGAATTGTTGATACTGTTTGAGTGATGCTCTCAAGAGCTTTCCCAGCACGTCTGGTCAATTCAACACTGCTATCAGTCAGCGCTCGACTTACATCCATGACCTCAGATACCTCTCGAGTACCCTCCTGCAAACTAGAAATTAGCTTCTGAATTTCTTCGGTGGATTGCTGAGTTCGCTGGGCTAGGCTGCGAACTTCATCCGCGACCACTGCGAAACCTCTTCCAGCCTCCCCCGCACGGGCAGCCTCAATCGCGGCATTTAGCGCGAGAAGATTAGTTTGTTGCGAGACCGACTTAATAACATCGAGCACTCCACCAATTTTTTCGCTTTCCTCTCTCAGGTTACACATAGCAACTGTGGAGTTATTCACTTCGATTGCCAGACGCTCTATTTGAGCCGCGGCCTCAGCAACGACATTGTCTCCCTCAAGAGCTTGACGGTCAGCTTCAGCAGCGGCCATGGAGGCTTCTACCGCGTTTCGCGCAACGTCTTGTACTGACGCAGCCATTTGATTCATCGCTGTCGCAACGTGATCTGTTTCAACCTTTTGGCTGTTTACACCTGCACTGGTTTGCTCAGTTATGGCTGATAGCTCCTCAGCAGAACTGGACAACTGGATGATACCTGCTCTTATTCCCCCGATCAGCTCCCGGAGATTGACGATCATATGATTCAAACGCCGCTGTAGATCACCGAGTTCATCACCACGACTTACATCAAAATCAACTCCTAGATCCCCTTTTGCTATGCGATCTACGTTAAGTAGAACATATTGTAAGGGAGTCACAACTTGTCGTGTAATCACCCATGCTGCGACGATCCCGAGAATGAATGCCAAAATAGCTATACTGCTCAACATAAATTTAGCGAATGCCGAATCTACATCCCGTTTAGCAGATTGCGAGGTAATCAACTGCTGCGTAGTGCTAAGCAAAATGTCACCTTGGGTAGCCATCGAGGCGAACACTCCAGGCGACTCGGCTGAGCTATTGCGCAGGGCAGTCAGTGCGTCACGGTAAACATCGACAGCAGCAACTTGCCGATCTATCAATACCAGATCCGAAGGATCTTCTAAGTTAGCGCGGGCAGTATTCAAATGCCTATTAAGTTTATCAAGCGTCTGAGAAATTAGCTCTGCGCCATTGCCCTTAGGGTTGAGTTCCACCTGTAATCGATGAACCCGCAAGTCCTTGGTCATCTCAGCGACATGGGCGATGTTTTCAATCTTGATCCCTCTCTCATCAAGACTATCAATAGCGACCCATCCACCCAAAGCAAGCAGAGACGATAGCGCCAGCACTAGACCGAAGCCAAAAATCAGCTTCGTTCTTACACGAATATTACCAATCCAACCAAACATACCTACTCCTAACTAAATCGTCTCTAGTAGGATGACTAACACCCTAATTTGAGGAAATTTGTATCGCTTTGAGTCTGGAGTCGCGCTACTCGGAGGAATTCAGTAATGATGCGAGGCTAAAATTTACAAAGGCCGTACGCCACGATGGAGAAATAAGATTCCTGCGAAAAACCTGCAAAAAAAATCCAGACTCCACTTCAAACATGCTACACCTCGAGATTATTATTAGTATTAATTGAGTGCGAACAAACTTTCTGTGACGTCGTGCTGCGATTACGCTAGAACGGTGAAAAAAGCGAGACCTCATCGGTCTGAGCGCATTTTCATTACACCATTTTCAGAGCCACCCAAGCTTTACGCAATTCAAGATTACAACGTCCAAGACGACTACTAAAAAACAGACGAGAACAACTACCCTTATCAAATATGAGGAACCACGCATATTCACATCCTAGCTTAGCGTTGATTTAATACCTCCCCCAAAAACCGGTCAAGCTACCTAGCTGCATCCCTATATTAGAAACATTGGATTCACTCACGCAGTGCATTTATTTATCAAAGAGATGCACGGCAGTCGATCATCTAAACGAAAGGTGCAGCTGTCCTTGAACACCGTAAAACGGGCATCCCTGGAAATAAGCAAAAAATACGTGTACCTACACGCATCAAAAAAAATCAAATCTTTTTGAGGATCCTTTTCAAAATCTCCATTTCACTACTTCCCACCTGGCTTTCAACTTCAGATTGGCAGCGCTGCCAAATCGGAGCTGCCTCTGCGACCACAAGAATGCCGGCTTCAGTCAAAGCGACAAGAATTTCCCTCGAATCAGACCCACCTCGCCCGGTACTTACTACTTTTTTACCTTCCAGAACTCGTACGTTCCGGCTGACAGTAGACCTCTGCAAATGAGCCAATCGTGCGAGTTCGGTGAGACTCACTCTTCCAGAGCGCTGGATCAACACCAAAAGCGAATACTGCTCAACATTAATGCCAAGGTGACACAAGGCCGAATCATAGGTAGACACAATGCGCCTAGTCGCAGCGCGCATTAAGAAGGAATAGCATTTCAGGTCGATGGTCATAGACGCAAGCATATACACGCAAAAGCACGCTGGCAATAGCCCCGTTTGTCGCAGGAGTAAATTTAATATTCCGAATGGAGGCTTACGATCGCTTACCCCAGGATAATGCTTCTCAGTCGGCCGTCTCTGGAGCTCGCTTGACGACCCAAGCGTTATCACATAGATTGATTTGCGTGCATATGCACGCTTATTAAAAATCTTCTTTGCGGGTCTGGAGGTAGAAAATGCGCGTTTTGATCGTAGGGGCCGGTGCAACCGGAGGCTTTTTTGGCGCGTTACTAACGCAAGCAGGACGAGACGTCACTTTCCTGGTTCGCGAGCGGCGAGCTGAACAACTGCGACAGCAGGGTTTGCGGGTTGTGACGCCATCAAAAGAGATGCACTTCGATCCAAAACTAGTAACTTCGGACCAGATTGTAGGCACGTACGACGTTATTCTCCTCGCGGTTAAGGCGTATTCGTTGGATTTTGCTCTAGCGGACATGGCGAATGCTGTCGGGCCAAACACCGTGATACTACCGTTACTAAACGGAATTAAACATATAGAGCAAATCAAAGACAGGTTTGGAGCAGATCACTTACTCGGGTGTGTATGCAAGCTAGCCACCAATCTTAATGACCAAGGAACAATCATACAACAAGGTACATTTTGCGATGTCTACTACGGCGAGCTTGACGGGAAAGTTTCTGAACGACTACTGCGAGTACACAACTTATTGAGTGGAGCTGGTTTCAAAGCAGAAACTTCATCGACCATACGCCGGTTGCTGTGGGAAAAATGGGTGCTATTAGCCGCGATGGGATGCATAAATTGCTTAATGCGCGGGAGCATCGGAGACGTAGTCGCCGTAAAAGGCGGACTGCAATTTGCAAATAATGTGATCGATGAAGTACTGAAAATTGTTCGGACTGTGGGCGAGGAACCTAGCGCAGAGTTTGTAGCAAGCGCTCGTCAAACACTCACCTTAGCCGACTCTGCTCAGACATCTTCTATGTTTAGGGATTTACTGGCAGGGAGACAACTCGAAAGCGAACAGATAATTGGCGATCTGCTAACCAGGGCTGCAAATTTCAAAATTGAATCTCCATTACTTACGCTTGCATATGCAAACCTGAAAGTAAATGAAAGACAATTGAAACTGCAAAAAGACAGATAACGTATACCGCGAAATAATAGATACCAACCAGTGCCGACCCGCATCATATTTCGGAGCAAAGTTTGTGCAAGAAAAAACCCTCAATTCCGTTAAAGATTCACGCTCAGCTGTATCACCATGGGTCATGGTCGCAGTCGGCGCTGGAAGCATCTTATCGTCCCTCGATCTTTTCGTGGTGAATTTGGCATTCTCTACAATACGCGACAGCTTCGGGGGGGCAAGCAATCTTGCAATGGCATGGGTCCTAAGCGCCTATTCAATTTCATTTGCAGCATTTTTAGTGCCATGCGGCACATTAGCCGATATCTATGGACGTAAACGCATTTTCAAAGCGGGGATAGCAGCTTTCGCCATTGCAAGCTTGGCCTGCGCTGTTGCACCCGATATCTTATCTTTGATCATTGCTCGCGGGTGTAAAGGTATAGCAGCCGCTATGATCATACCAACCAGTCTAGGTCTTTTGTTAGCGTCTTATCCAAAAGAAAGCCATAAAAAAATGGTCGGCATTTGGGCAGCCACGGGCTCTGTGGCCGCTGCGCTAGGTCCAACCCTTGGCGGAGCCTTGGTAGATATCAACTGGCGTCTTATTTTCATTATTAACATCCCAATTGCATTCATTGCACTGTGGTTCAGTCGATACTTAGTAGAAAGCGCAAAAAAGAAAAGCGCTTTACCTGACATTATCGGGACACTTTTTTTGATCATAGGAATCGCATGCTTAGTGGCCGGAATCTCTTATGCGCCGACTTGGGGCTTTAAGAGCCCTAGCTTCTTGTTGACGCTCTGTGTCACGACGTTATCTTTAGGAATATTTGTGAGACGGTGCTTTAATGTTGATTCGCCTGCACTAGATCTTAGTGTGTTCAGATCGCCAAATTTTACAGTTGCGACAATCGGAATGGCGTGCTTTTACATGGGCTTCGCCATTATGCTTCTTGGAACTACGCTATTCATGACTCAAATATGGAAATTTAATCCTATGATTGCAGGCGCTGCTGTCGGCGTAGGCCCGGGAACTGCCGTAATAGCCTCTCTACTTACAGGCAAAATAAAATTATCAGCGACTTATTTTACCTTTATTTCAGGGTTTCTTTTTCTCGGTGCTGGGATCTGGTGGCTCTATACACTAGGAGATAATTCGGAATACGTTACGTCATTATTACCGGGACTTATTTTAACGGGTATTGCTGCAGGTATTGGACAAACAGGTTTTATAGTGGGAGGGACTGCCGAATTAAAACCGCAAAATTACGCTGCGGGCACAGGAATAATTAATACATCTAGGCAGATAGGCGCTGCGATGGGCGTAGCTGTATTCGTATCCGTATCAGGGACCGCTGTCAGTGCGGGCCAATACACTACAGCTTGGTTACTAATGGCATTATTTGGGTTGCTAGCTTCCCTATCGGCACTTTCACTAAAAGCTAAAAGCTAGAAGCTAGAAGCTAGAAGCTAGAAGCTAGAAGATCGAAGATACACGGCACCCACCACGGCACTGCCGCGCCGGAATTGCCGCGGCAGATGCTCTGACATTGCTCCTGCACAACCAACATGCCCAAGCCAACAGCTACCCATGCTGTCATCTGCGATTTCGGTTAAATAACTGCATTTCCATAATGGTCTGCAAGAGAAGTGGCATAACCTCAGAAGGTTCAACCTAATTGGGCTGCAGATATTAAGTACCTTCCCCCGTGCGGGGATAGAAAACTTTATTGTTCTCTCGCAGCAAGATCGATCAACCAGGCTTTTAACGTTGCAGCTGATGGCCTTAAAGAAAATTGGCGGTCGTGAACAAGGTAATACCCTTTGGACACCGGGAGCCGCATCCCGAAGGGCTCGAACAACGATCCGTTTTTGACCTCGGCTTCAGTCAGAATAGCGCTGCTTAGCAGAACACCTTGTCCGTGACGTGCGGTCTCAATAGCGAGAATAGATTGGTCACAATGTTGGCAAGCGATGCCAGCAATTTGCTCGTCGGAGAGGTTACTGTATCGTTTAAACCAATGATTCCAGTGAGGGAGGAGAGTAGTGTGAAGCAAAGTTGCACGAGCCAGATCATCAGGGTGCTGTAAGTTAAGCTTTGCAGCATACTCGGGTGAGCAATAAAGGCGGGCTTCATCTCGGTAAAGTAGTGTGGAATCCAGCGACGGGTCCACACCGTCAAAGTATCGAATTGCGAGGTCGACTCTGTCGCGTTCGAAATCGATAAGCGCTGTAGAGGCACTCAGATGCAAGGTTATGTCTGGCCTGAAGGTCAAGAAATTGGCCATGCGAGACGCAAACCATTTTGCTGCCAAAGTTGGCGGCATAGACAACCATACCTCGCTCACGTGGCGTAGGCGCAGATGGGTGCTAGCTTGCTGTATCTGGAGCAACGATGGCTGTATCTCCGCCCAGTATTTCAAAGCTGCTGGAGTGGGACGGACCTGGCGGATTGAACGCGTGAAAAGGGGCGTCCCCAGCCAATCTTCTAGCTTCTGAATTTGCTGTCCGATCGCGCCCGGGGTGACATGAAGCTCAAATGCCGCTTTAGCAAAGCTGTTGTGCTTCATCGCGGCGTCAAACGCGAATAAAGCCTTCATTGGAGGCACGCTGTTCATGATGTAGTTTTTCTATTTCATGTGGGTTTTTTAATCGCTTGTCTAGCTCAGTTTTTCTGAAATACATTCGCGTATCAACCCCCTACGCACAGAGGCCATCATGAAAAAATTCGTCTACCCGGCTTTTGTCCTGCTCGGGATAGTCTGGGGAAGCAATTTCATTTTTATGAAGTGGGCTACCGAGACCATTTCCCCGCTCCAAACGGTTCTATTGCGCGTCCTCTTCGGCTTCGTTCCAGTGTTGATCTTGGCATTGTCACGTTGTGCGCTGAAATGGTCTCATGCTCGTTACGCTCATCATTTTCTAGTCATGTCGTTGCTAGCGACTACGTTCTACTATTTGGCATTTGCCAAAGGTGCGGCGCTACTTCCTTCGGGAATCGCAGGAATGCTCAGCGGGGCGATCCCGCTCTTCTCCTTTATGACGGCATGTCTCTTTCTGCAGCAAGAGCAAATCAATCGCTTGTCGGTAGCCGGGTTGATTATTGGATTTGTGGGAGTGCTTTTAATCGCTCGCCCATGGAGCAGTAACGGCGACGGAATTGATATCAACGGCGTAGTTTATATGATTGGTGGCTCGCTTAGCTTGGGTTGCTCATTTGTCTACGCAAAACGGTTTCTGGTGAATAAAGACCTCTCGCCGCTCGCTTTGTCGACATACCAAATCGGGTTGGCTCTTCTAGTGCTTGTTTTTACGACCGATCTACAGGGAATCGAGCGTATTTCAAATAACCCAAGAGCCTTAGCCGGACTGGTTTTCGGACTCGGAATACTGGGAACCGGTGTGGCTTATATTCTTTACTATTTTCTCGTTCAGCATCTCGGTGCGATTAGGGCTTCCGGCGTGACCTACATTCCACCTGTGGTGGCAATGGGTATCAGTGCATTACTAGTCCATGAGCCTTTGCACATCAACGACCTGCTAGCACTAGTATGCATCATCGCTGGGGTCTACATTCTCCAGCTCGGAAAGTCCACGCAGTCGAGGCCATCAACCTCGCCGTCGTCGTGATGAAAACTGCAGCTGCATAAAAAATAAACCATTCAAAATTCGCAATCCGAAGGGGTATAAAATGCCTTTAGTTAGAATCGATTTATCTGCTGACTTCTCCGAAAATACTGTTAAAGAAATCAGCGGCGTCATATATGGTGCCATGGTAACCAACGCGGACGTGCCAGAACATGACAAATTCCAGATAATTAATCGTCACCGCGGGGATGAACTTGTTTACCCTTCAGCCGGCTACTTGGGTATTACCTACACTCCCGGCATAGTATTTATTCAAGTCACCTGGAATTCCGGGAGAACCGTTGAGGTCAAGAAAGCATTTTACATGGCTATTGCGGATGGCATACATGCCAAAACCGGAATTCGAAAACAGGATGTCTGGATTAGCCTGGTAGATGTCAAGCGAGAAGATTGGTCATTCGGGAACGGCGAAATGCAATACGCTCCTAACGACTGATGCGGTGGCGGCGGTCGCTGTCGCCTTCTACGCTGCGAGAGCGATCAAATAAAATACATATCATCCAGGCGAGCGACCTCGGTTAGGGTCTGAATTCCGCATATATTTGGATCTGACTTTCGGGAGAGTCGGCACCCGTATGGACTTTCAGCGCATGTCGGCAATCGCTCACGTTTAGATACATAGCCATTGGTAGAGCCGAAAACCTTCAGACGCGTCCGCTGCGCAGATCCACCGTCCATAGTTATCAAAATCGTCCCAGACATCGGCGTGCGGATCGAAGTACAGCCCATCGGAATACGCGCAAAAGATACTGTAATTGGGTACGAGGGCGTCGGCAACGATCGTGTCCCGAGAAGTGGTGTAACTGAACCAACCGAAGGCGCCCTGCGGGCGAAAGAGGTGGGTCATCGTGGTTCTTGGCTAACGTTGAGTTTGCGGACTTAACCTTCACCAGGAAACCACGATGACCAAGCCCACTATCGCATTGACCGAGTTGGTTGAGAAAGGGGCAGACGCTGATCTGCTCAAGCAAATGATCCAGTTTGTTGCCCAGCGCATGATGGAGTTCGACGTCGAGGGCTTGTGCGGCGCCGGTTTCGACGTCAAAAGCCCTGACCGAACAAACAGCCGCAACGGCTACCGCGATCGCCTCTGGCAAACTCGCGCTGGCGACGTTGACCTGAAGATCCCCAAGCTGCGCCAGGGCAGCTATTTTCCCGGTTTTCTCGAACCACGACGCACCGCCGA of the Pseudomonas vanderleydeniana genome contains:
- a CDS encoding LysR substrate-binding domain-containing protein, encoding MNSVPPMKALFAFDAAMKHNSFAKAAFELHVTPGAIGQQIQKLEDWLGTPLFTRSIRQVRPTPAALKYWAEIQPSLLQIQQASTHLRLRHVSEVWLSMPPTLAAKWFASRMANFLTFRPDITLHLSASTALIDFERDRVDLAIRYFDGVDPSLDSTLLYRDEARLYCSPEYAAKLNLQHPDDLARATLLHTTLLPHWNHWFKRYSNLSDEQIAGIACQHCDQSILAIETARHGQGVLLSSAILTEAEVKNGSLFEPFGMRLPVSKGYYLVHDRQFSLRPSAATLKAWLIDLAAREQ
- a CDS encoding methyl-accepting chemotaxis protein, with the protein product MFGWIGNIRVRTKLIFGFGLVLALSSLLALGGWVAIDSLDERGIKIENIAHVAEMTKDLRVHRLQVELNPKGNGAELISQTLDKLNRHLNTARANLEDPSDLVLIDRQVAAVDVYRDALTALRNSSAESPGVFASMATQGDILLSTTQQLITSQSAKRDVDSAFAKFMLSSIAILAFILGIVAAWVITRQVVTPLQYVLLNVDRIAKGDLGVDFDVSRGDELGDLQRRLNHMIVNLRELIGGIRAGIIQLSSSAEELSAITEQTSAGVNSQKVETDHVATAMNQMAASVQDVARNAVEASMAAAEADRQALEGDNVVAEAAAQIERLAIEVNNSTVAMCNLREESEKIGGVLDVIKSVSQQTNLLALNAAIEAARAGEAGRGFAVVADEVRSLAQRTQQSTEEIQKLISSLQEGTREVSEVMDVSRALTDSSVELTRRAGKALESITQTVSTIQLMNQQIASASDQQTVVAEEINRSILNVRDISEQTASASDETAASSVDLARLGHELDRLVNRFRL
- a CDS encoding DMT family transporter — translated: MKKFVYPAFVLLGIVWGSNFIFMKWATETISPLQTVLLRVLFGFVPVLILALSRCALKWSHARYAHHFLVMSLLATTFYYLAFAKGAALLPSGIAGMLSGAIPLFSFMTACLFLQQEQINRLSVAGLIIGFVGVLLIARPWSSNGDGIDINGVVYMIGGSLSLGCSFVYAKRFLVNKDLSPLALSTYQIGLALLVLVFTTDLQGIERISNNPRALAGLVFGLGILGTGVAYILYYFLVQHLGAIRASGVTYIPPVVAMGISALLVHEPLHINDLLALVCIIAGVYILQLGKSTQSRPSTSPSS
- a CDS encoding MarR family winged helix-turn-helix transcriptional regulator, translating into MTIDLKCYSFLMRAATRRIVSTYDSALCHLGINVEQYSLLVLIQRSGRVSLTELARLAHLQRSTVSRNVRVLEGKKVVSTGRGGSDSREILVALTEAGILVVAEAAPIWQRCQSEVESQVGSSEMEILKRILKKI
- a CDS encoding ketopantoate reductase family protein; the protein is MRVLIVGAGATGGFFGALLTQAGRDVTFLVRERRAEQLRQQGLRVVTPSKEMHFDPKLVTSDQIVGTYDVILLAVKAYSLDFALADMANAVGPNTVILPLLNGIKHIEQIKDRFGADHLLGCVCKLATNLNDQGTIIQQGTFCDVYYGELDGKVSERLLRVHNLLSGAGFKAETSSTIRRLLWEKWVLLAAMGCINCLMRGSIGDVVAVKGGLQFANNVIDEVLKIVRTVGEEPSAEFVASARQTLTLADSAQTSSMFRDLLAGRQLESEQIIGDLLTRAANFKIESPLLTLAYANLKVNERQLKLQKDR
- a CDS encoding tautomerase family protein, which translates into the protein MPLVRIDLSADFSENTVKEISGVIYGAMVTNADVPEHDKFQIINRHRGDELVYPSAGYLGITYTPGIVFIQVTWNSGRTVEVKKAFYMAIADGIHAKTGIRKQDVWISLVDVKREDWSFGNGEMQYAPND
- a CDS encoding MFS transporter, whose translation is MQEKTLNSVKDSRSAVSPWVMVAVGAGSILSSLDLFVVNLAFSTIRDSFGGASNLAMAWVLSAYSISFAAFLVPCGTLADIYGRKRIFKAGIAAFAIASLACAVAPDILSLIIARGCKGIAAAMIIPTSLGLLLASYPKESHKKMVGIWAATGSVAAALGPTLGGALVDINWRLIFIINIPIAFIALWFSRYLVESAKKKSALPDIIGTLFLIIGIACLVAGISYAPTWGFKSPSFLLTLCVTTLSLGIFVRRCFNVDSPALDLSVFRSPNFTVATIGMACFYMGFAIMLLGTTLFMTQIWKFNPMIAGAAVGVGPGTAVIASLLTGKIKLSATYFTFISGFLFLGAGIWWLYTLGDNSEYVTSLLPGLILTGIAAGIGQTGFIVGGTAELKPQNYAAGTGIINTSRQIGAAMGVAVFVSVSGTAVSAGQYTTAWLLMALFGLLASLSALSLKAKS